In Prinia subflava isolate CZ2003 ecotype Zambia chromosome 8, Cam_Psub_1.2, whole genome shotgun sequence, the genomic window TTGGTTTGGAGCTGAAGTGATGTGGAGGGGTGAGAGTGTGCTCAGAATGCTGAAAGTGCAGAGGAGGGGTTGTTCAAGGTCACATCCTATGGGCTTCATCCTCACTGGAAAACTGCACAGCATGTAATTGCCAAAGCATTGAAACATCACTTTTCAGTGGCTTCTCTGATGTAAGGGCAAGGGAACAGGGAGCTCAGCTCTAACAGATCAAACAAACTTTTTAATGATGGAAAATGTGGATCTGgtgaaaattcagtttaattGAATGGCAAGCTAAGGCTGGGTAGTTACTCTTCTAAAAAACAGGATATTGATTATAACTGTAAAACCCTGGGAAAGATCTGGGAAACCACCTGTAGTGCTCCTGGTTTGCTGTTTACAGCCAGTGCTGCCCCAGCTTAGTTACTGAGTTCTGAAAGGAAAGATAAGGTTATTGTTAAATATACAGCCTGAGGTGTCCATTAAATTTAAAGCAACTCAATTCAGTAAATTTGATCCTTTTGAAGTGCCTTTGACACAGTTTCCTTCCAGCCAACTCTAAATAGCTTTCTGCCAGAGCTAAAGGGGAAAAGCTCACAACTTGAACCAAAACCCAAGTTAGTTCTTTCCTAGTTCAGCTGAGGAGTTGACCCCACCAGACCAGTGGTGGGACTCAATCCCTCACACACTCTGCCTAGTGTTGGTCTGAACTCTCAGACCACTGAGATTTTTTGGGGAGTTTTGCTGGCAATGCTCCACTACAGGGTACAAATGTGAATGAGGCACTTGGTAATGTAGTGGTGGTCAACACATTTCTAACTCTAAACAACTGCTCTTCCCTTTTTGTAGCATAACACAGTTTTACCAAACCCCCCACTCCTCTTACCCCTACTTTTAGTGGTGTCTGTTAACTCGAGACTCAAGTCTGCCAAGCATTGAACAAAAGCTTAGATGGAAGATGAGTGtgtccctggaggtgctgctgtccctcgaGGCTTCAGGCACTTGAGCAGGGCTGCTTGGGAAGCTGAGAGGTTCCTGCTGTAGCTCTTTGTTCTGAGACTGGATTCCTTTTGACTGCAGTCATTCAGCACTCTTACACAAGCACTAACGTGGTCTGGCTGAAATTTCTGTCTGTGAAAGATGCAGTCACTGTTTCACACCGCTGAGTGGAGTGAGAACATTGCTGTTGAAGGTACTAACAGAGCAGGGGAAGTTGCTGGCTAAAAGCTGACATGCCTTAATGACTTCCCATGCTGGAGATAACACAGCTTGTCCAAGTGCTCACGTAGTGCTGATAAACTAACAGGTAACAGTATGGGAGGCCAAGGCTGGATCCTTTTGTAGATCAAATGTTAACAGCAAGTCCTTTTTTCTGTAACCAGCAGAGGTGGTCACTGCAACAAACTCGTCTCTAGAAAAATCAAAGCGTGTATGAGTGACAGAAATAACTGAACCTTCTAATACCCTCTGTGAAATAGAAAAGGAAGTCTTAGAACAATGGCATTTTATCTGCAATGTTTGTCTGGAGTCgttgtaaaaatgtatttttccaatATGCATTACTTTGTTGTGTAATGATTCTACTTGTAATAAAATGCAGAACTAGATGATGCATCGTGAGGTGAAACCTTGCTAAGGAAGTATCTGCTCCTGTAGAGACAGCTGCCCCTCTGCAAGCTCATCCTCACAAACCACGGAGAAACACAGGGATACAACATCCAATCGGGCATAACAACTTTATTCTTTGTTCTGAAATTAGTCCAGGTATTCATTTTCATGTTGTGGAACTGCTCCAACTGTTCTTTTGGCTGTCCAGGTCTGCTGTTCCAGTTTGTACCGTGTAGTCATCTCGAATGCCTTATTTTAGACTCACCTATGATCAGTGTTGGGAAAGAACCCCGCGGGCAGAGCGGGTTCATGGAGTTCATCAGTTCCAGTTGCGAACGCTTGGTGCCCTCAGTGTGCGCtggaggcagcccagcccccgggagagcagggaactgctgcagcttcacttcaggaaaaggaaaacttcaGTGCAATAGCAAACCCGGACACCACTTCTGGGGAGATTGTGATGCATTAGtcttttattaataaaactGACTGAAGTACAGATGAATGGTGAGCTTTATTAGAGCACTGTCTGTGGTGACTTgagccctctgcagctctcactGCTTTCTATCGCTGTTTTTCACCCTCTCCACCATGGGAGaatccagctgagctgctgaatTGGAGTTACAATAGTGACAGTCTGGGGGCACTTCAGGTCACTGAGGGTGTCTCCCTGTTTGCTATAATAGATGACTTATTCTAGAGCAAGACAAACTTTCCCCCCAGTGTTTCCAAACCCTAAACTGAGGAATAAGCTGTGAACTTGGTTTACAACCAATAACCTAAACCTACaccttcctgccctgccttttTGCAGCAGTTTATTTGATTTTGGTGAAGCTCTTGCAATCAAAACCATTCCCTCAGCACTATTTGCACAGAGATTGTGTGACAGCAAGATGAAACTTGCTTAGGTCAAGCTGGTCCACCTTCACTGGGACTGGTTTGCCCTCACAAACTACATCTTACAGCATTTCATAGTCTGGAATTTGCTGCAACTTGTAAATAGCTTTAAAAAGCTCTTTTAAAGGCACTTGCCAATCATTTGGGGGGATGGTTTCACTACTTTAactgcaatttctttttaaagtggtggtgtttttttaaatgtggcACAGACCAAAGCAGTGGAGgcagtgcagtgctgctttGCAGCTCTTTCCTGCACCTTTCCCAGAGCTCGATCTTCAGCACTGTGTGAGCTGAGGTGCTCACTCCACCCCAAAGCTGGCTCAGGCCAGGGCTGAGGTTTGGTTCTGCCacatcctgctgccctggcagggacaggagctggcacagcagggcagtgcaTGGAAGAGCTGCTCTTCAGGGTGACGATGggtaaaaaccccaaataaaaccacaacccccatgCCCCTCCACTGGTACAAGCAGGGGCATGTTCAAGTTGCTGTGTGGcttccctggccctgcagcatcctctgAGCTTTTATCAGTGAGAAGCACTGTGATGTGTAAAGGGAGTAAATTTGCTCATTAACTAATTAATCACTTAGATTTTGGGCCTCTCTTTAGAGGTGGTAATAGCTAAAAAACAGTTTATAAACACTTCCCAGCTGCTTATGCATAGGTGGCAGCTGCCTTAAGGGAAGaactgagcacagctcagcagggaccTGCGCCACCACTGCACCCTGACCTGTGTGTCTCTCCCAAAGCTCAGCTCCACCAAAACTGAGTTTAACAGCAGATCCCATTAaaaccagcagctgcttccatgCAGCTTGAGCTTTGCAGTGCCTGAACCCTTGCAGGTATTCCTGCCTCCCTTTTAGCCCCAGCAATGGCAATAACCTGCCCTGCATTTCTGGGGTCACCCATTGCTGAATTCTGGCAGCTGTGAGACAGTAAGGGTGGAATTCAAGTGTGCTGGGTGTTGTAAGGGCACATCCAGCTCAGGCTGCAGTCtgacaggcacagagcagatgGGAAGAAAGTCTCATACCAGAATGGAAACAGGAGGCAGATTACAGTTTGTTGCCACCCAGGCAACAAAAAGCTATTTAAAACTACTCATTCCTGATCAGAACAGTCTGAATGTGGTGAATCACAGACCAAGAGGGTGAGGTTAATATCAGACAATCCTCATAGGTGGCTTCAATAACTTGGCACAGTATCTAATGCAAACACTGGGTGAGGAAATACAGCTCTGGCCTTTGTCTTCTCCAAGAATTTGATAAAGCTTGTGTGTAACTCTGTGAGTTCCTAAATACCGTGGACCTTAATTGCAGAAGAAATTCAGGgttctccctgctccctttAAACTCCTTGGAGTGAGCCAGGTGCCTGGgaggagccccagcagtgccctgcagcaggagctgtgcccagctgtgggcagtgatgctgcagcagttcctgtgctcagcactgacCTCGCTGCCTTAAACCACAGCGTGCTGTCCCCCTGCCGTGCACACAAACATCCATTTCCTGACTGCACAAGAGAGCAGCTCTAAAACACAACCCAGACTCTGCATCTTACACTTGTTCCCAGgtgcaaaaatatttcccataGAAATAAAGCAAGCATCCTGTTGATTTTTCAGCCACTAACCTGGCTGAAgtgtttcctcctcctctcaaCTCCGTATGTTAAAAAGCATCACAAAGAACACGAGGTTGTTATCGGTGCCTTTGCACGGCCAGGTGGAGGgggtggagctggagctgcccaccCAAAGCAGAACGTTTCAGTGCagggctccccctgccctgggggcagCACCCGCGCTCAGCCCGTGAGGAGCACACACTGCTCGGCCAGGGGAGGGCAGCCCTCGTACGGCTGCAGGTGGGGGTTGTCCAGGTCGCCGGTGTCGCTGGAGGAgtgtggctgtccccagggcggGCCCGAGCTCCTCACACACACGCAGCGGCTGCCCCGCGAGCCGGGGCTGAACAGCTTCCGAGGGACCCCGGCCCAGGCTCTGTGCACTCCCCCGCTAGGGAtggaaatgaagagaaattaCAATTCAAACCCGGGAAAATGCTTCCAGTCAATAGAGAATCcttaggaaaaaaccctaagaCAATCTGGGAAAACTTCGAGCTAACAGTGAGATAGActttgctgccagcagccactaTCCCACAGCTGGTACCTTTTTATTGGCTGTGCTTCAGAAATCTGGGCCTGAACCTGGTTtcatctgtgctgctgcaggctctACCCTTCTGAGAGTGACCTGCAGTCCGTGTTCCCACTGCTGCAAGAGGAATCACAGccttctgcagcacagctaaGTGCCTTTTCTGAGGCACCTCAATGCTCACAGGGGGCCACACATCTTCACACAATCACagtggcttgggttggaagggacctgaaagatcTTCCCCTGCCTCAGGTAGGGACAACTTCCAATAGACCTGGCTCTTCCAGCCTGACTAAATACAGCGATTCTGAGAACTGGGGCTGAAGAACAAGAACTTCCCCAACTGATTCACCATGTCTCTCTATGGACCAAATCCTGCCTGTCCCCCAACCACTGCAGCTTCTAAGCCTCTCACACAAGTCACTGCCACATGTCACCTGGTCCCAAGGCTGTCCCCAAGCTCAGTCACACACAGAAGCTGATCCCAGGGGTGACATGGTGCCCAAGCATTTTGCAGAGTGGTCTGAGCAATGATTTCATCTTCAAAGAGAACAGTCCCTAAGCTGAGAGACAGCCACTAACAGGAAAGTAAGCAGGAAATGCTTATTTAAAGCTTAACCTCATTCTTATGTGGTTTAAGTGAAAATGTTGTGGTATCAGCCTGTGAAActgtctgaaaaacacaggTTAATGCTTGTATTCCTGACAGGTGACAGAACCTGTTTGAATCCCAGTCCTACtgggatttctgtgctgttttgctGGGAATAGGAGGATCATGTGCACATGTGGTGTATTCTTTGATTCCAGTGACAGaagaggctcagcctggagaaaaggaggcccAGGGGGGACCTtctcactctctacaactccagGACAGGAGTCTGAAGCCAGGTGAAgcttgggctctgctcccagggaacaagggacagggtaagaggaaacagcctcaagttgtgccaggggagtttTAGGTTGGGTATTGGGGAAAATTCCTTTATGGAAAGGGTGgccaagcactggcacagctgcccagggcagtggtggagtgcccatccctgcagggatttgaaagctgtgtggatgtggcacgTGGGGCACAGAtcagtgctgggggaagggtTGGACTTGGTGGTCTCAGAGGCTTTTCCCACCTGAACAACCCTGTGAGCTCAGACAGGGACACAGTCCCTGCCTGGCATattccagccctggcagcaccactgcacacacagcctgggCCAGCTCACAGACCTCACCCTCACAGAGtgtggtggctgcaggagccaggacaGGCCAGGACAAAGCCCAGGGCACCCaaaccaggctctgctccaaaGGGCACAGGTTTACCTTTGTCTGGAGCACCAGAAGCGGGTGCCTTTAGCAGCGCTCCATTCAGAGTTGCAGGGTGGgaactgctgcttctgctgctcacTTTCTGCCTGGAATTTGAGAGCTTCCTCAATGGCAGCCTCAGCCTCCCTCAGGGCTTCTGTCGGTGCCCCATTTTCATCGTAGAATCTGCCCACCAGCTTCCCTGGAGAGGAGATCAATTAAGATCACAGTCTTTCCAGGCAAGGAAAATGCATCATTCtggtggggttttatttttaatttgttagttaaagacaaaaataaaaggagatgTCACCATGGCCCAATTTTAGAACCGAACTGAGCTTACATCCCTTCAACCCTTGGAGCACACAGCAATTTACCCATTTTAATAAACCCATGCAGGATAAGCTTAGGCACAGACTCACTACAGATCTGAAAACCAGAGCCAGTTTCAGCTGCACAACCCAGAAGCCATTCCCACCCCTGCACCTCATTCCCCAGAATAgcttccctgcactgctgctcctccagtcTCCTGACTGGCGATTTCAGGCTAGCTCCGTGCTTTTTGCACAAAGCAGGACAACAGCCAGGTGGGAAAACCTTTCAACTTTCCCTTGCAGGGAAGCAGACCTCCAAGATCTGGcttggctgcagctccagccggTCCCTGGCAGGGTTCAGGGCCCTGGGCTGCGCACCCCCCGTGTGAGCCCCACACCTACCCACGGGCTCGTAGTGGTGGCTGTAGAAGCTCAGCCAGCTGtggatggagagcagctccggcggggacagccccgacACGTCGTCCACCAGCCCCGCCGGGGTGAAGTCGCCGCTGGCGAACGCCCTGGTGGCATCTCTGCCTGCGGGGCAGGGGGTGGTGAGAGAGAGCCCGAGACACAGAGCGAGTTCCACAGGCAGGGAATGAGCCCCAGGCACGGAGCGAATTCCCCAGGCAGGGGTGCGACCCCGGCCTTGGAATGAGAGCCCAGACATGGAGCGGGCTCCCCAAACGGGGGGGGCTTTCCCTGCTTGCAGCCAGGGCTGAACGCCCCAAGCACGGAGCGAATTCTCCAGGCATTGACCAAATCACCCAGCCTGCGGTGAGAGCCGCTGGCACACGCCCGCCCAGCCAGGGGCTGAATCCCCCAGCCTTGGGGATGATCCCCTCCCCTCAGCCAGGCCATGCCAGACCCACACCCAGCCCCGCGTCCCCGCCCCGCAGGAGGTACCTGCGAACCCGCTGTACGCGCCGCCGGGCCCATAGTGCTTGCGGCCCCGCTCTACATCGAAGACCCGTCCCAGCAGGGCGAGGTAGAGCCCGGGTTCGCCCGGCGCCCCGCGGTAGCGGCGCAGCTCCGCGGCGCTGAGCAGGCGGGCGCGGGGCTCGAACCCGCGGCGCAGGAGCCAGGCCGCggccaggcacagcagagccgCGGCCGCGCCCCGCCACATCGCGCCGCGACACCACGGCGCTTGCGCGACGGTTTCCTCGCCGCACGGCAGTGTGGCGGCCGAGCACGTCGAGCGCCGCCGTCGCGGGACGGCCGGCCCGAGGGCGCGCTTTACGGCAGTGTGGCAGCGGAGCAGTGAAACAGTCAGGGGGCGGttcgggttggaagggagcagagccatcacctccttcccctgggctgggcaccGACACCTTCCgctagcccaggctgctccgagACCCGTCCAACCGGGCCtcgaacacttccaggaatggggcagccacagcttctctgggcaccctgtgccggggcctcaccaccctcaccgGGGAGAATTTCTCCTTAATGATGTTGTTCATAAGGACATTCACAGAATCTGTAGGGTTGTTAGTgccctctggagatcatccagtcggaacccctgccaaggcagggtcacctgggcCAGGTGACACAGGAAGGTCCCGGTGGGTTTGGCATTTCTCCAGAGAGCAAGACTCCCATGCCCTCCCTGGGCAAGTCGgtcccagtgctctgccacaCTCATGTCAAGGAGTTTTTCTTATATTGAGTGGTTTTGTTTATGGCCTTACTCTTTATCCTGACCCCAGGCACCACTAAAGAGAGTCTGGCACCGCCTTAGTGGCACCCCTTGGAGATCCCCCTTAGTCTTCTCCACTCGAACGAGGCCCAGGTCCCGCAGCCCCTCACGACAGAGCCGCCCCGAGCCGCTCCGCCCTCGCTGCTGCCGGCGCTGGATCCTCTCCAGcggctccttctcctgccctcaGCCGCCACAGGGCCTTTGCGGCAGCGCCGTGCCGCTTTGCGGCGGTGTGGCGCTTTGCGGCGGTGTGGCGCGGGTGGCGCTTTACGGCGGTGTGGCGGCCCCGCGCTGACAGGTGCGGCGGGCGGGAAGTTGCTGACTAaggcgggccgggccgggcggggaccggcgggagcggcggcaccggcggcgGCTGCGAGGGGCTCCCGAGCGGCTCATGGGGACGGCGGCGAGCCACAgcagcgaggaggaggaggagggcgcCGAAGAGGGCATGGAGGGGGCGGCCGGCGCGCCCCAACCCGGCGCGGCCGCTccggcgctgccgccggccgaggtgctgctggagcaggcccGGCTGCGGGAGGCCACGGCGCGGCTGCGGGAGGCGGCCCTGCCCGAGCCGCTCGTGTCGCGGCACCACAGCGCGCTGGTGCGATGGCTGGAGGAGCGCCTGAGCCGCGGCGACGAGGCCGTGAGCCTGGAGCAGTTCTGCGAGGTGCTGGAGAGCGTGTCCCGGCTGGCGGCCGGGTCCCGCGGGGAGAGCGAGGAGGTGAGAGCCGGCGGGGATCGCGGAACGGCTCGGGCGGGGAGGGACCGCGAGGACCATCccgttccaccccctgccacgggcagggacgCCTTCCACTCGACAGGGTCGCTCAGAGCGCCGTCGaggctggccttggacacttcaggCATGGGGCTCCGCTCCGGGACCCGCCCGTCCGGGCCGGGGCTGGTCGGCATCGGGGGAACCtccggggctgctggggctcgGTGTCCCCGAGCCCTCGGTGTGGGCGCTGCCTCCGGGGCCGTGGCCATCCACACGAGCCTGGAGACCCCGGACACGCGTCCTGGTCCGTGGGGAGAGGCCGGGCCTGAGGGATCTGCCAAGGGTGGAAaagcggctgctgctgctgatatACAGCCTGCCAGCTTCCAGATAtccctttaaaaaaacttaTGTCAGTTATCAGTGATCGTGCTCAGCAACCTCTTAAGAATAAAATGGGTATTTGCAGCAGTATTTCTGCTGGTGCAGCTGAGAGCACAGGTGTGGTGAGAACACAGGTAGGAAATCCTGCCTGAGTAATTCTGCTTGATACTTACTAGTGTTATCAGCAAGTCAAAGTCTACCACGTTTATTTTTATTGTAGCTTTTTAAAACCGGCAGTGAAGTTGTCAGGTATCTCTTTTATTGTAAAGTAGGACTTTTGGAAAAGTTGTAAGAAAGTAGTGTAACAGAGATTCCCTTCCTCAGCCAGAAGGTGTTATGGTCAGCTTTTAATGGTAGAAGAGAGTAgtttccttcctgctgggatttCCAGTTTTGCCCTTCTGTGGGAAAGGATATGGAGAATTTAAAGTCTAGAACACTTAAGCTTTAGCCTTACTCTGTAGCAATCCAAAATGCAGCAGAACACCCAGTTGGGAATTCCACACTCACTTGAGAAAGTGGCTGTGTCTGAATTCCTCAGTGCAAGCAGTTCCTGAGGCTCAGCAGTCACTTCCTGCTGTCTTTGTTTTGCTCCCGAGTAGCAGAATAACTGTGTAAACTGTTATTTAACTGTGTGTGAAATCACACACACGCCTCAGATCAGTGCTGACAGGTGAACAAGGCTCCTGGAACCTGGAAGGAGATTCATTTTCATGTACAGATAGGTGTGGTTTCACCAGATTGGTTTAAGTAGCTTGGTAAAATGCTGCCTCCACTTCCAGTTCCTTTACAAGAAGAGCCAGTGACAAACTCATCTTCATTTGTAACAACAGCAAGGGTGAAATTAGTCATTGGGATTCTTCCTGTTGGCACAaacagctgagctctgtgggctgcagaaatattttgaggaTTGTCCGTATTTCACGTCCTCCTCTGCATGAAGaatctgtttgttttggtttcatttCCTGCTCTAGGGAGTGGGGAAAAAGCTTGTCACAGGATTTACCATGGCACGGATGTATGGTCACATCTGGCCTGTCCTGCACAGTCGAGATGTTGAGTTGAGATGTTGAGAGTTCTGTGGAAAACCTTGATGTCATCGTTTCTGTAGCTGGCACTAACCCATGAGCTTCCCTTTTACACTGATGAGAAGTCACTTTAGGAGTGGCAAGCCAATAGGTTTCACTTTTTAATATCTGTAGAGTTTTATCTGCCCTTTTAGTCTCTTCTCAGTGCAGGGCTTTGAGTACAGACTTCAAATGTGTTATGAATAATGTTTAAATGCAAAATCTGTTTGGTAGATAAGCTGAACCTCTGAATCCTCCTTAGTGCTGCTTCAGAGGTTGTCACGTCATGGATCCAGCTTTGTCTGGCAGCATTAATGCTGCAGTTTTCTCAGAGCAGAGAGTGAAATATGAAGTTCTCCCCAGTCACCTTTCAGATTCCTTGTGAACTGAACTGAGAGATGAGGGCTGAGCTGTGAGATGAGGGCTGATTTCTCCATGTGCCACATTTCCAAGCAGCCCTCTCACCCATCATTTCCTAAGAAAGATGCTTCTCACATGCTGCTTCTTGTTCAGGGTTGAACTGTGTGGAGTTACTGCTTTTATTTAGGAGCAGGATGAGCTGGGTTGTGtaaagctgctgctgaattGTATCATGTCCCTGCACACAACTCAAAAATTCTTGAGTACAGGTTGACACTCTCATATTttccccccacttttttttttcttttcccccattaCACAGGACAGCAGTGGAAATTGTGGATGTTTTTTGTCAAATACAGAGTTTAAGTTATACTGAACAGTCAAAAAATAATTGTAGAGGTCTAGGTTTGGTGCAATCTCCTGAGGTCATAggaagagtttaaaaataagattACAAAATATTGCATTCAGATATGAAGAAAAGCATACATGTAGTAATCCCTCCTTATGTGAGAGTATAAAAATTGTTTAAAGTAAGTGTCAGCAGATTCAGCCTTGTTGCCTCCTGTTTTATTGTCACCAGTAACATCACAAAACTTGTTCAATTTGTAGTTCAGTGATTGTACAGTTTGACTTCAAAAAAAGGTGAGAATGGGGTGGTGTGAAACTGTACATTGAATTGTTTTGGCAACTGAGTCATGTCTATTAGAATTAATTCCCTCTGGCTTGTTGTCCTCAAGCAAAGGTGttgcttttttgctttgggacctgcccagagcctgggctggaCTGGCTGTGGTGCCTCCTGGATGCTCAGCACCAGCTTTGCTGCtccagataattttttaaaggtgATCATTATTATCTTGGGTTCAGCTGTGTGTATAATAAGACTTTATAAAGCTTCCAAGCTAAAAtccagctctgtgccacagaAGTGCCGTGAGAGCTTTAGTCAGCTAAAACACTGTTTCGATTCTGCTGCCTTCTGAGGACTTTGCTCTCGTTTTAGTGGTGTAATTATGTCACGGTTAATTGGCAGGTTATTTTGAGCTAATAATTTCAGGTTTCTACTCTCTAGGATATCATGTTAATGGTACCTCAGGTCTGATATTCAGGTAACAAACCAAGAGAGTGAGGCAGCAGCTTCCTCCTGAGCAGCAGTGATCCCTTGACTCAGACACTCGTGAGATCATCTGTTCAC contains:
- the LOC134553103 gene encoding neuferricin is translated as MALLPSNPNRPLTVSLLRCHTAVKRALGPAVPRRRRSTCSAATLPCGEETVAQAPWCRGAMWRGAAAALLCLAAAWLLRRGFEPRARLLSAAELRRYRGAPGEPGLYLALLGRVFDVERGRKHYGPGGAYSGFAGRDATRAFASGDFTPAGLVDDVSGLSPPELLSIHSWLSFYSHHYEPVGKLVGRFYDENGAPTEALREAEAAIEEALKFQAESEQQKQQFPPCNSEWSAAKGTRFWCSRQSGGVHRAWAGVPRKLFSPGSRGSRCVCVRSSGPPWGQPHSSSDTGDLDNPHLQPYEGCPPLAEQCVLLTG